A part of Thermococcus sp. LS1 genomic DNA contains:
- a CDS encoding tryptophan--tRNA ligase, translating to MDEFKVTPWDVEGLVDYNKLIEEFGTSPLTDELLEKTAQLTKSELPLYFRRRFFFSHRDYDKVLQDYESGKGFFLYTGRGPSGPMHIGHIIPFFATKWLQEKFNVNLYIQITDDEKFLFKEKLSFDDTKYWAYQNILDIIAVGFDPDRTFIFQNSEFTKIYEMAIPIAKKINFSMAKAVFGFTEQSKIGMIFYPAIQAAPTFFEKKRCLIPAAIDQDPYWRLQRDFAESLGYYKTAALHSKFVPGLMGLEGKMSASKPETAIYLTDDPEEAGKKIWKYALTGGQPTLKEQREKGGNPEKCVVFKWLEIFFEEDDKKLMERYHACKAGELTCGECKRYLIKKVQEFLIDHQKERKEAEKKVEKFKYTGELAREQWERSIPEPLRG from the coding sequence ATGGACGAGTTTAAGGTTACCCCATGGGACGTTGAGGGATTGGTAGACTACAACAAGCTGATAGAGGAGTTTGGAACGAGTCCTTTGACGGACGAGCTGCTTGAGAAGACCGCCCAGCTGACCAAGAGCGAGCTGCCGCTCTACTTCAGGAGGAGGTTCTTCTTCTCCCACAGGGACTACGATAAGGTTCTCCAGGACTATGAGAGCGGAAAGGGCTTCTTCCTCTACACCGGGAGGGGTCCGAGCGGGCCGATGCATATAGGCCACATCATACCCTTCTTCGCGACGAAATGGCTCCAGGAGAAGTTCAACGTGAACCTCTACATCCAGATAACCGACGACGAGAAGTTCCTCTTCAAGGAGAAGCTGAGCTTTGACGACACCAAGTACTGGGCCTACCAGAACATCCTCGACATCATAGCTGTCGGCTTCGACCCGGACAGGACCTTCATCTTCCAGAACAGCGAGTTCACCAAAATCTACGAGATGGCCATTCCGATAGCTAAAAAGATAAACTTCTCGATGGCGAAAGCCGTTTTTGGCTTCACCGAGCAGAGCAAGATTGGAATGATCTTCTATCCGGCTATTCAGGCCGCGCCGACCTTCTTTGAGAAGAAGCGCTGTTTAATTCCAGCGGCCATAGACCAGGACCCCTACTGGAGACTGCAAAGGGACTTTGCCGAGAGTCTTGGCTACTACAAGACGGCGGCTCTGCACAGCAAGTTCGTACCCGGTCTGATGGGCCTTGAGGGCAAGATGAGCGCCAGCAAGCCGGAGACGGCCATCTACCTGACCGACGACCCGGAAGAGGCCGGCAAGAAGATATGGAAGTACGCCCTGACCGGCGGCCAGCCGACGCTCAAGGAGCAGCGCGAGAAGGGCGGCAACCCGGAGAAGTGTGTCGTCTTTAAGTGGCTGGAGATATTCTTCGAGGAGGACGATAAGAAGCTCATGGAGCGCTACCACGCCTGTAAGGCTGGAGAGCTGACCTGCGGCGAGTGCAAGCGCTACCTCATCAAGAAGGTGCAGGAGTTCCTCATCGACCACCAGAAGGAGCGTAAGGAAGCCGAGAAGAAGGTTGAGAAATTCAAGTACACCGGTGAGCTCGCTAGAGAGCAGTGGGAGAGGAGCATCCCGGAGCCGCTGAGGGGCTAA